Proteins encoded within one genomic window of Haematobia irritans isolate KBUSLIRL chromosome 5, ASM5000362v1, whole genome shotgun sequence:
- the LOC142239585 gene encoding general odorant-binding protein 56a-like, translating to MKSIAVQLSLGLLVLFGCLELPQVLGNSLTPEALQKLAETCMKESDIKPEESKMILADQLEKLNEKDFTSNMKCFLHCFYKKLGVTDDNGDPIDAPFLAFMEARFGDKKDKVKPAIAKCSLITDANPCEHVFKIEFCMAHEIEGVN from the exons ATGAAGAGTATCGCCGTTCAACTAAGCCTGGGACTATTGGTTCTGTTTGGATGTTTAGAATTGCCACAG GTCCTTGGCAATAGCTTAACTCCTGAAGCGTTGCAAAAGTTAGCGGAAACTTGTATGAAGGAATCTGATATCAAACCGGAGGAAAGCAAAATGATATTGGCCGATCAATTAgagaaattgaatgaaaaggatTTCACTTCTAACATGAAATGTTTCCTACATTGTTTCTACAAGAAATTGGGAGTTACGGATGATAATGGTGACCCCATAGATGCACCATTTTTGGCTTTTATGGAAGCACGTTTTGGCGATAAGAAGGACAAAGTAAAACCAGCCATAGCTAAATGTAGTCTAATAACAGATGCCAATCCTTGCgaacatgtttttaaaattgaattttgtatggCCCATGAAATTGAAGGAGTAAACTAA